The following coding sequences lie in one Zingiber officinale cultivar Zhangliang chromosome 2B, Zo_v1.1, whole genome shotgun sequence genomic window:
- the LOC122046054 gene encoding MADS-box transcription factor 27-like isoform X2, with the protein MFGPNYLSTGRLRFSLGKFIEFAWVAVQQSAPHQSMQVLIHSVNFSVSILELLSLNEFPNSYNGVTSEFTYIHIYDCLTIPKIDRNDLLGLQHVFVTLRKTHTVNFPVHQVWQKKAASLRQQLHNLQENHRQLMGQELSGLSAKDLQNLETQLETSVHRVRMKKEHLLIEEIQELDRKGKLLQQDNMELYKKVNFYRQENIELQKKVNATWGMNDIDRSSTIPYNFNITGEANVPIHLQLCQPQPEADENQSIGPPNLRLRLH; encoded by the exons ATGTTTGGCCCGAATTACCTATCCACTGGCAGACTCAGATTCAGTTTGGGTAAGTTCATAGAGTTTGCATGGGTGGCAGTGCAACAGTCAGCTCCCCATCAGTCTATGCAAGTCCTAATACATTCAGTTAACTTCTCAGTTTCAATTTTGGAACTACTTAGCTTAAACGAATTTCCAAACAGTTATAATGGAGTCACTTCGGAATTCACATATATTCACATATATGATTGTTTAACAATTCCCAAGATAGATAGGAATGATCTTTTAGGGCTGCAGCATGTATTTGTTACTCTTAGGAAAACTCATACCGTTAATTTCCCTGTTCACCAGGTCTGGCAAAAGAAAGCAGCCAGCTTGAGGCAGCAATTGCATAACTTGCAAGAAAATCATAG GCAGCTGATGGGGCAGGAGCTGTCTGGCTTAAGTGCCAAAGATCTACAGAATCTGGAGACCCAACTAGAAACAAGCGTGCATAGAGTCAGAATGAAAAAG GAACACCTTTTGATAGAAGAAATTCAAGAATTGGATCGCAAG GGAAAGCTTCTTCAGCAGGATAATATGGAACTATACAAGAAGGTAAACTTTTATCGCCAAGAAAATATTGAACTGCAAAAGAAG GTTAATGCGACATGGGGAATGAATGATATTGATAGAAGTTCAACTATTCCATATAATTTCAACATAACAGGTGAAGCAAACGTGCCCATTCATCTTCAATTATGCCAGCCACAGCCGGAAGCAGATGAGAACCAAAGTATAGGTCCTCCAAAtctaag ACTTCGACTGCACTAA
- the LOC122046054 gene encoding MADS-box transcription factor 27-like isoform X1, translating into MFGPNYLSTGRLRFSLGKFIEFAWVAVQQSAPHQSMQVLIHSVNFSVSILELLSLNEFPNSYNGVTSEFTYIHIYDCLTIPKIDRNDLLGLQHVFVTLRKTHTVNFPVHQVWQKKAASLRQQLHNLQENHRQLMGQELSGLSAKDLQNLETQLETSVHRVRMKKEHLLIEEIQELDRKGKLLQQDNMELYKKVNFYRQENIELQKKVNATWGMNDIDRSSTIPYNFNITGEANVPIHLQLCQPQPEADENQSIGPPNLSRLRLH; encoded by the exons ATGTTTGGCCCGAATTACCTATCCACTGGCAGACTCAGATTCAGTTTGGGTAAGTTCATAGAGTTTGCATGGGTGGCAGTGCAACAGTCAGCTCCCCATCAGTCTATGCAAGTCCTAATACATTCAGTTAACTTCTCAGTTTCAATTTTGGAACTACTTAGCTTAAACGAATTTCCAAACAGTTATAATGGAGTCACTTCGGAATTCACATATATTCACATATATGATTGTTTAACAATTCCCAAGATAGATAGGAATGATCTTTTAGGGCTGCAGCATGTATTTGTTACTCTTAGGAAAACTCATACCGTTAATTTCCCTGTTCACCAGGTCTGGCAAAAGAAAGCAGCCAGCTTGAGGCAGCAATTGCATAACTTGCAAGAAAATCATAG GCAGCTGATGGGGCAGGAGCTGTCTGGCTTAAGTGCCAAAGATCTACAGAATCTGGAGACCCAACTAGAAACAAGCGTGCATAGAGTCAGAATGAAAAAG GAACACCTTTTGATAGAAGAAATTCAAGAATTGGATCGCAAG GGAAAGCTTCTTCAGCAGGATAATATGGAACTATACAAGAAGGTAAACTTTTATCGCCAAGAAAATATTGAACTGCAAAAGAAG GTTAATGCGACATGGGGAATGAATGATATTGATAGAAGTTCAACTATTCCATATAATTTCAACATAACAGGTGAAGCAAACGTGCCCATTCATCTTCAATTATGCCAGCCACAGCCGGAAGCAGATGAGAACCAAAGTATAGGTCCTCCAAAtctaag CAGACTTCGACTGCACTAA
- the LOC122046054 gene encoding MADS-box transcription factor 27-like isoform X3, which translates to MFGPNYLSTGRLRFSLGKFIEFAWVAVQQSAPHQSMQVLIHSVNFSVSILELLSLNEFPNSYNGVTSEFTYIHIYDCLTIPKIDRNDLLGLQHVFVTLRKTHTVNFPVHQVWQKKAASLRQQLHNLQENHRQLMGQELSGLSAKDLQNLETQLETSVHRVRMKKEHLLIEEIQELDRKGKLLQQDNMELYKKVNATWGMNDIDRSSTIPYNFNITGEANVPIHLQLCQPQPEADENQSIGPPNLSRLRLH; encoded by the exons ATGTTTGGCCCGAATTACCTATCCACTGGCAGACTCAGATTCAGTTTGGGTAAGTTCATAGAGTTTGCATGGGTGGCAGTGCAACAGTCAGCTCCCCATCAGTCTATGCAAGTCCTAATACATTCAGTTAACTTCTCAGTTTCAATTTTGGAACTACTTAGCTTAAACGAATTTCCAAACAGTTATAATGGAGTCACTTCGGAATTCACATATATTCACATATATGATTGTTTAACAATTCCCAAGATAGATAGGAATGATCTTTTAGGGCTGCAGCATGTATTTGTTACTCTTAGGAAAACTCATACCGTTAATTTCCCTGTTCACCAGGTCTGGCAAAAGAAAGCAGCCAGCTTGAGGCAGCAATTGCATAACTTGCAAGAAAATCATAG GCAGCTGATGGGGCAGGAGCTGTCTGGCTTAAGTGCCAAAGATCTACAGAATCTGGAGACCCAACTAGAAACAAGCGTGCATAGAGTCAGAATGAAAAAG GAACACCTTTTGATAGAAGAAATTCAAGAATTGGATCGCAAG GGAAAGCTTCTTCAGCAGGATAATATGGAACTATACAAGAAG GTTAATGCGACATGGGGAATGAATGATATTGATAGAAGTTCAACTATTCCATATAATTTCAACATAACAGGTGAAGCAAACGTGCCCATTCATCTTCAATTATGCCAGCCACAGCCGGAAGCAGATGAGAACCAAAGTATAGGTCCTCCAAAtctaag CAGACTTCGACTGCACTAA
- the LOC122046054 gene encoding MADS-box transcription factor 23-like isoform X4 → MGRGKIVIQRIDNTTSRQVTFSKRRNGLLKKAKELAILCDAEVGVVVFSSTGRLYEFSNTSMKSVIERYTKSKEEQHLITSPASEMKVWQKKAASLRQQLHNLQENHRQLMGQELSGLSAKDLQNLETQLETSVHRVRMKKEHLLIEEIQELDRKGKLLQQDNMELYKKVNFYRQENIELQKKVNATWGMNDIDRSSTIPYNFNITGEANVPIHLQLCQPQPEADENQSIGPPNLSRLRLH, encoded by the exons ATGGGGAGAGGGAAGATAGTGATCCAGAGGATCGACAACACGACCAGCCGACAGGTGACGTTTTCGAAAAGGAGGAACGGATTGCTTAAGAAGGCCAAGGAGCTCGCCATCCTCTGCGATGCGGAGGTTGGCGTCGTCGTCTTCTCCAGCACCGGTAGGCTCTACGAGTTCTCCAACACCAG CATGAAGTCTGTCATCGAGCGATACACTAAATCAAAGGAGGAACAGCATCTAATTACGTCTCCAGCTTCAGAAATGAAG GTCTGGCAAAAGAAAGCAGCCAGCTTGAGGCAGCAATTGCATAACTTGCAAGAAAATCATAG GCAGCTGATGGGGCAGGAGCTGTCTGGCTTAAGTGCCAAAGATCTACAGAATCTGGAGACCCAACTAGAAACAAGCGTGCATAGAGTCAGAATGAAAAAG GAACACCTTTTGATAGAAGAAATTCAAGAATTGGATCGCAAG GGAAAGCTTCTTCAGCAGGATAATATGGAACTATACAAGAAGGTAAACTTTTATCGCCAAGAAAATATTGAACTGCAAAAGAAG GTTAATGCGACATGGGGAATGAATGATATTGATAGAAGTTCAACTATTCCATATAATTTCAACATAACAGGTGAAGCAAACGTGCCCATTCATCTTCAATTATGCCAGCCACAGCCGGAAGCAGATGAGAACCAAAGTATAGGTCCTCCAAAtctaag CAGACTTCGACTGCACTAA